One genomic region from Chthonomonas calidirosea T49 encodes:
- a CDS encoding DUF1444 domain-containing protein translates to MRILGLHIGKDKLLSFSDFCDRIRRAAQEAHPAAKFAPAANGFTIVLDGRMQTCNLRGLYAAYCKEPHKRDALITEFLDSLETEAPAGTWYDTLPMLRPSLRSREFLADAQRSLQRQKVPDSLPAVHFLGELYVIVMAEHRSRIWAVTQNLLDGWGVTVEQALEQAMNNMSIMAFPNIVSVMQGGPLNLEAGFVFEGNYLTSSWILFERFRNYVGQRLQSNFVIAVPNRSRLIVVRDDMPSLIASVQQANRNFHLQPYPLTNQLYHVDIRATGGIVSIYQPQGEGEKLSPDSPFAGAVWQNSSLPSLSQAAQGLPQATLLNPWESFSEPTEESV, encoded by the coding sequence ATGCGAATCCTTGGCCTTCACATTGGTAAAGATAAGCTGCTTTCCTTTTCAGATTTTTGCGATCGCATTCGGCGTGCAGCGCAAGAGGCCCATCCGGCGGCAAAGTTTGCCCCGGCAGCCAACGGCTTCACGATTGTGCTCGATGGCCGCATGCAGACCTGCAACCTGCGCGGGCTTTATGCGGCCTACTGCAAAGAGCCACATAAGCGAGACGCCCTCATCACAGAGTTTCTCGATTCCTTAGAAACGGAAGCACCCGCGGGAACCTGGTACGATACCCTGCCGATGCTGCGTCCCTCACTACGCAGTCGCGAATTTCTTGCCGATGCCCAACGCAGCCTTCAACGCCAAAAAGTGCCCGACAGCCTCCCCGCCGTTCATTTTCTCGGAGAGCTTTACGTCATTGTCATGGCCGAACATCGCAGCCGTATATGGGCGGTTACCCAAAACCTTTTGGACGGATGGGGTGTAACCGTGGAACAGGCCCTAGAACAGGCCATGAACAATATGAGTATCATGGCGTTTCCCAACATCGTGAGCGTGATGCAGGGAGGACCGCTAAATCTGGAAGCCGGCTTTGTGTTTGAAGGAAACTACCTTACATCGAGCTGGATTCTTTTCGAACGATTCCGCAATTACGTGGGGCAGCGGCTACAAAGCAACTTCGTGATCGCCGTGCCGAATCGAAGTCGCCTGATTGTGGTCCGCGACGATATGCCTTCCCTGATCGCCAGCGTGCAACAGGCTAATCGAAATTTTCACCTCCAGCCCTATCCGCTCACGAATCAGCTCTACCATGTGGATATTCGGGCCACAGGCGGTATTGTCTCGATCTATCAACCTCAGGGCGAGGGGGAAAAGCTCTCGCCAGATAGCCCCTTCGCTGGGGCTGTATGGCAAAATTCCTCCTTGCCCAGTCTATCGCAAGCGGCTCAGGGGCTTCCGCAGGCCACCCTCCTGAACCCTTGGGAAAGTTTTAGCGAACCTACCGAAGAATCGGTCTAA
- a CDS encoding M16 family metallopeptidase: MLSLLTWQSCKAESGPLFLTHLSNGLTVVVKERHSVPLVAIDLWMRAGAREEHRDEDGTAHFLEHMLFRGTTERPGEEADISAERFGASLDAETGPDALHIYTTVEAVHFAPVLQIIGDVAQHALLPDSAMEKERGVILDELARRDADPINRLITLLYAHTYSDSAPYHRSPGGTPEGIALRARDTLMAFYQRCCRPDRSALVLVGDVTPKQVLPEVVQVFGGWQAVGTTTPQPIVNQEPQWPETSLLTVKGDAAQWIAAVALRAPRAANKTMVAAGFVLADLLQSAFADHDSEADLQVHFSPRRDPSLYVITFRAESQEQLRRRGQELLHLLQQLQLSVPQDLFLEARQRAIGRLDYQTETDEGYATAIGEALTTGGDLPDQLRERLQNLTSQDAELFLSRYLRTQDAFTVVMEPALTSKVSGESLRP; the protein is encoded by the coding sequence ATGCTGAGTCTTCTGACTTGGCAAAGCTGTAAGGCCGAAAGTGGCCCTCTGTTCCTCACCCACCTCTCGAACGGGCTAACCGTGGTGGTGAAGGAACGGCATTCTGTGCCTCTGGTTGCAATAGACCTATGGATGCGGGCTGGAGCAAGGGAAGAGCATCGTGATGAAGATGGAACGGCGCACTTTTTAGAGCATATGTTGTTTCGAGGGACTACCGAGCGGCCGGGCGAGGAGGCCGATATCTCCGCCGAGCGTTTTGGAGCGAGCCTCGATGCGGAGACCGGTCCCGATGCTTTGCACATCTACACCACCGTGGAGGCAGTCCATTTCGCGCCGGTATTGCAGATTATTGGGGATGTTGCACAACATGCCTTGCTGCCCGATTCGGCTATGGAAAAGGAGCGAGGAGTTATTTTAGACGAGCTTGCCCGTCGTGATGCAGACCCCATAAATCGCCTTATCACGTTGCTCTACGCACATACTTATTCTGACAGTGCCCCCTATCACCGTTCTCCTGGGGGCACACCGGAGGGAATTGCCTTGCGGGCACGAGATACCCTCATGGCCTTCTACCAGCGTTGCTGTAGGCCTGATCGCTCCGCGCTCGTGCTCGTTGGGGACGTGACGCCAAAACAGGTTCTGCCGGAAGTAGTGCAGGTTTTCGGCGGTTGGCAGGCTGTTGGCACTACAACACCACAACCCATCGTGAATCAGGAGCCGCAGTGGCCGGAGACTTCTCTTTTAACGGTGAAAGGCGACGCTGCACAATGGATCGCCGCTGTGGCGCTTCGGGCACCTAGAGCGGCTAATAAAACCATGGTGGCCGCAGGTTTTGTGCTGGCGGATCTCCTTCAAAGTGCTTTTGCCGATCACGACTCCGAGGCCGATCTGCAGGTGCATTTCTCTCCTCGGCGCGATCCAAGTTTGTATGTGATCACCTTTCGTGCTGAATCACAGGAACAACTAAGGCGGAGAGGGCAGGAGCTGCTCCATCTCCTTCAACAGCTGCAACTGTCCGTGCCACAGGATCTGTTTCTGGAGGCGAGGCAGCGCGCTATCGGTCGGTTGGACTATCAGACGGAGACCGATGAGGGCTACGCCACGGCCATAGGGGAGGCCCTTACAACAGGTGGAGACTTACCAGATCAGCTACGGGAACGCCTACAAAACCTTACCTCGCAGGATGCGGAGCTGTTTCTGAGCCGCTATCTACGAACCCAGGATGCCTTCACGGTCGTAATGGAACCTGCACTAACTTCCAAAGTGTCGGGGGAGAGCCTACGGCCTTGA
- a CDS encoding M16 family metallopeptidase, producing MRRAFHVWVAFGLGVSLVQVSLAQGTPVQTMTLANGMHVLLQPDPSSHFVAVSLFVRTPRESLPLRQAEGLMVAHALIYGSSERTADKVKMLFQRTGGVLNVLCTPDYVALSCLTDRAELDNVADMLGNILFHADFPPSALQKALQDILRERQKRTSDPYASAIAAAQGALGFAVEPSKALLEQVTPDRAKRYFLEHYQPSTIFIAVAGDFALQQAQTDFEAFLDEPMQSAPLPAAAYVAPLPQTPPSKLLHVRAAGPAAYAMVVTAAPRADSPDYPAFLVLQALLGLGHASRLFMQLRGHLGIGYQVGADYLAATSGPFVLYAEWDAAREQAGSPIKAEQMLDLLHTQLQTLFTKPPSEAEMERARNMAIARAELALERVSDRAFLLGWYASMGLGADYLQHLPERIHAVTADELLDVAKRYFADQVAVLAVPSSEKEH from the coding sequence TTGAGGAGAGCCTTCCATGTATGGGTCGCTTTCGGGCTTGGCGTCTCCCTTGTGCAGGTCTCCCTTGCCCAGGGCACGCCAGTCCAGACAATGACGCTCGCTAACGGCATGCACGTCCTATTGCAGCCCGATCCATCCTCGCATTTTGTGGCCGTCAGCCTTTTTGTACGAACGCCTCGTGAGAGCTTGCCTTTACGTCAGGCGGAGGGACTGATGGTTGCACACGCTCTGATCTATGGCAGCTCCGAGCGGACGGCGGATAAAGTAAAGATGCTCTTTCAAAGAACGGGTGGTGTGTTGAACGTGCTCTGCACTCCAGATTACGTGGCGTTAAGCTGTCTAACCGATCGTGCCGAGCTTGACAATGTGGCAGACATGCTGGGAAACATTCTGTTTCATGCCGATTTTCCGCCGTCCGCTTTACAGAAGGCCTTGCAAGATATCCTAAGGGAAAGGCAAAAGCGGACGAGTGATCCCTACGCATCGGCTATAGCGGCGGCGCAAGGTGCGCTGGGCTTTGCGGTTGAGCCTTCCAAAGCGCTGCTTGAACAGGTGACTCCAGATCGGGCGAAACGCTATTTTTTGGAGCACTATCAGCCATCGACCATCTTTATTGCCGTCGCCGGCGACTTTGCTCTCCAACAGGCACAGACCGACTTTGAGGCCTTTCTAGACGAGCCTATGCAAAGCGCCCCTTTGCCGGCAGCGGCCTATGTCGCGCCTCTGCCTCAAACTCCACCAAGCAAGCTTCTTCATGTGCGAGCCGCTGGGCCGGCAGCCTATGCAATGGTGGTGACAGCGGCGCCAAGGGCAGACAGCCCGGACTATCCGGCCTTTCTCGTGCTGCAGGCTTTGCTGGGACTAGGCCATGCTTCGCGTCTTTTTATGCAGTTGCGCGGTCACCTTGGAATAGGGTATCAGGTAGGAGCCGACTATTTAGCTGCGACCTCCGGCCCTTTTGTGCTCTACGCAGAGTGGGATGCTGCAAGAGAGCAAGCGGGCAGCCCCATCAAGGCCGAGCAGATGCTCGATCTTCTTCACACACAGCTGCAGACTCTCTTCACAAAACCGCCGTCGGAGGCGGAGATGGAAAGGGCGCGCAATATGGCCATCGCGCGTGCAGAACTTGCGCTGGAGCGAGTAAGCGATAGGGCGTTTTTGCTGGGGTGGTATGCCTCCATGGGCTTGGGGGCGGACTATCTGCAGCATCTGCCGGAGCGTATTCACGCGGTAACTGCCGACGAGCTGCTGGATGTGGCAAAGAGATATTTCGCCGATCAAGTAGCGGTGCTTGCGGTGCCTTCGTCGGAGAAAGAGCACTGA
- a CDS encoding GxGYxYP domain-containing protein produces the protein MFLPALVDGVLTATFMKFQRASMFLCGMVLALSLHGYARAQSAPRVAVYEQRGFPYYMVSIATSPAHVVADLRRVGIAAESLDTAALADPARFNIHRYAALVLPYGNTYPASAFANIRAFHQAGGCLILSGVPFTHAVIYDAKRGWVDEGHDSAPALFGPQGMGVGGFKDGPQAPLRLAPQDPLGLGALHRNWEQTSHAQTLDVSTLPPEDHVIPILVEGEEPVAAIIIHHDSAFNGAVDVWTHLPENRDDSAWDTEQMLARGTLVALVEKHLLTPQQMRKAFAVLDRLPPPPIYRDVVLPNPPRPYPTLQPKMPPPAEHLYVAEIGNLPFAQKVLLYSLQGIVNRKKPRIYLIAQDSDRFWLQEMQKQNETGTPIMVNDPLSLVSRFRSEINGVVVPDPKVYVSPDIAVNIAAIDNLVVATPQLAKQLHLPIRQDLRGRFKNDADALHYLNRQLLPHLNPYLALCLDPSILDSGAIDYIIAAKGITFWITGPRAQNLPGADMGAELEQVKYLFAHMPLNAVVHGFYWHGEGIGIDEGPGVALASRFGKITTVSDYVANFSVYSGVRLARVQQPHPSAPPPLDRSKVYLSITMSDGDNLCTWRDFFRRYFEDPLHGSIPIGWGMGPTLIDCAPTWVQWYYQHATPNDEFLCDVSGVGYIYPPDWAMALKNRDAAFRSFYDLTWQYMRRMDMHTLRLMGVDADAIAKVASYLPQVSFIMADYGYQGERSYDQLTYRLPSGQEVFRAVTSGGSGETLANEIRQRIGNVRPAFINVFVMNWSTKLEDLRDMLKILGPDYVAVTPSQLAALYRESITTTTSAR, from the coding sequence GTGTTTCTCCCCGCCCTGGTGGATGGGGTTCTCACTGCGACTTTTATGAAGTTTCAAAGGGCTTCGATGTTTCTCTGTGGAATGGTTCTAGCGCTCAGTCTGCATGGCTATGCAAGAGCGCAATCGGCGCCGCGTGTGGCTGTATACGAACAGCGTGGATTTCCTTACTACATGGTATCCATTGCCACATCGCCCGCCCATGTTGTGGCCGATCTGCGTCGCGTGGGCATTGCCGCGGAGAGCCTTGATACGGCTGCGCTGGCCGATCCGGCTCGTTTTAATATCCATCGGTATGCAGCGTTGGTTCTGCCTTATGGAAACACCTATCCAGCGAGCGCATTTGCTAACATTCGTGCCTTCCACCAGGCCGGGGGCTGTCTCATCCTATCCGGCGTGCCGTTCACCCATGCGGTTATCTACGATGCAAAAAGAGGGTGGGTGGATGAAGGGCACGACAGTGCCCCAGCGCTTTTCGGCCCGCAGGGGATGGGGGTAGGTGGATTTAAAGATGGGCCGCAGGCGCCGCTGCGCCTGGCTCCACAAGACCCGCTCGGTTTGGGGGCGCTCCATCGGAATTGGGAGCAGACTTCCCATGCTCAGACGCTTGATGTCTCTACCTTGCCCCCAGAAGATCACGTCATCCCTATTTTGGTGGAAGGAGAGGAGCCTGTTGCAGCGATCATCATCCATCATGACTCCGCTTTCAATGGGGCGGTGGATGTGTGGACCCATCTTCCCGAAAATAGGGATGACTCTGCCTGGGATACGGAGCAGATGTTAGCGCGCGGTACCCTAGTCGCCCTTGTCGAAAAGCACCTTTTAACGCCACAGCAGATGCGAAAGGCCTTTGCCGTGCTCGATCGTCTGCCGCCTCCGCCCATTTACCGCGATGTGGTACTGCCCAATCCTCCAAGACCTTATCCCACGCTGCAACCGAAAATGCCGCCGCCCGCCGAGCATCTTTATGTGGCGGAGATAGGGAATCTGCCATTTGCTCAAAAGGTGCTGCTCTACTCGCTGCAGGGGATTGTTAACCGAAAGAAACCACGTATCTACTTGATCGCACAGGATTCCGATAGGTTTTGGTTGCAGGAGATGCAAAAGCAGAACGAGACCGGAACGCCTATCATGGTGAACGATCCATTATCGCTCGTCAGCCGGTTCCGGTCCGAGATAAACGGTGTCGTTGTACCCGATCCGAAGGTCTACGTAAGTCCGGATATCGCAGTAAATATTGCGGCGATAGATAATTTGGTGGTGGCGACCCCGCAGCTGGCCAAGCAGTTGCATCTGCCGATACGCCAAGACCTACGTGGCCGATTTAAGAACGATGCCGACGCGCTGCACTATCTAAATAGGCAGCTGCTGCCGCATCTTAACCCCTATCTCGCGCTCTGCTTAGACCCCTCTATTCTCGACAGTGGTGCGATTGACTATATCATTGCAGCCAAAGGCATCACCTTTTGGATTACAGGGCCGCGTGCGCAAAATTTGCCTGGGGCCGATATGGGAGCGGAATTGGAGCAGGTCAAATACCTTTTTGCTCACATGCCGCTGAATGCGGTGGTACACGGGTTTTACTGGCATGGCGAGGGAATCGGTATTGATGAAGGCCCTGGAGTGGCTCTGGCCAGCCGCTTTGGTAAGATTACCACTGTGAGCGACTATGTAGCCAACTTTTCGGTTTACAGTGGGGTGCGACTTGCGAGGGTGCAGCAGCCTCATCCGTCTGCGCCGCCCCCGCTTGATCGCTCGAAGGTCTATCTGTCCATCACGATGTCGGACGGCGATAACTTGTGTACTTGGCGCGATTTCTTCCGACGTTACTTCGAGGACCCGCTACACGGGTCCATTCCCATCGGTTGGGGCATGGGGCCAACACTGATTGATTGTGCCCCAACTTGGGTGCAGTGGTACTATCAACATGCCACACCAAACGATGAGTTTCTTTGTGACGTGTCGGGCGTAGGCTACATCTATCCCCCGGATTGGGCGATGGCTCTCAAAAATCGGGATGCAGCCTTTCGCTCCTTCTACGACCTCACATGGCAGTATATGAGACGCATGGACATGCATACGTTGCGATTGATGGGAGTCGATGCAGATGCCATAGCGAAGGTCGCAAGCTACTTGCCGCAGGTCTCTTTCATCATGGCGGACTACGGTTATCAGGGAGAGCGTTCTTATGACCAGCTGACGTATCGGCTGCCAAGCGGTCAAGAAGTGTTTCGGGCCGTTACAAGTGGAGGCAGCGGAGAGACGCTCGCCAATGAGATACGCCAACGTATAGGCAATGTGCGCCCAGCTTTCATCAACGTGTTTGTGATGAACTGGAGCACGAAGCTGGAGGACTTGCGCGATATGCTGAAGATTTTGGGGCCAGACTACGTAGCGGTGACGCCCTCGCAACTGGCCGCACTATATCGCGAAAGCATCACCACAACGACCTCCGCACGTTAG
- the folK gene encoding 2-amino-4-hydroxy-6-hydroxymethyldihydropteridine diphosphokinase — MKERTSEVVAYLGLGSSLGDRLQNLQKALQRLTKTGDITIEKVSPVYESPHLGREPEDAWRYPPHLNAVVKIRTCLTPVALLERIQYVEAEGGRERNISWGPRTIDIDILLYADEEIRTDQLKIPHPEIANRAFVIVPLWDIAADLLLPDGRRLGQLMASECIQRQTLRRCAQTLAGWQGA; from the coding sequence ATGAAGGAGAGAACAAGCGAGGTGGTAGCCTATCTCGGCTTAGGGTCGAGCTTAGGCGATCGCCTGCAGAATTTACAAAAAGCTCTTCAGCGGCTGACCAAAACAGGCGATATAACCATAGAGAAGGTCTCTCCGGTTTACGAATCGCCCCACCTCGGTAGAGAGCCGGAAGATGCGTGGCGTTACCCGCCGCATCTCAATGCGGTAGTAAAAATACGCACGTGTCTTACACCCGTGGCGCTACTTGAGCGAATACAGTATGTTGAGGCCGAGGGAGGCAGAGAGCGGAACATCTCTTGGGGGCCACGCACCATAGATATAGATATTCTGCTCTACGCGGACGAAGAGATAAGGACCGATCAGTTGAAGATCCCTCATCCGGAGATAGCGAATCGTGCTTTCGTGATAGTCCCTCTGTGGGATATCGCAGCCGATCTCCTTCTGCCAGACGGACGTCGGCTTGGACAGCTGATGGCTAGCGAATGCATTCAACGCCAAACACTGCGCCGTTGTGCACAGACGTTGGCAGGGTGGCAAGGAGCTTAG
- a CDS encoding type II secretion system F family protein produces MQQFFYEAVDATGKTVVGKIEGKDASEVHRRLQQQGYRPISLAPASPNSSLSSALDASQLVGLGTAPVSLSQESNAPFVPRASASTHMQGVGNASHKVVFTGNAGRLQASAKSPAVRPSSSSGSKLGGVSTHDLLVFFQQFATLVLSGYTLYNALEELGRRTPNKHLGQVIREMMMATQAGRPISEVMKRYPRIFPEHVTGAVAAGELGGFLDVMLPEIAQTYEQNIALYRGSWLPKLLVISALFSVAIVIPFFPSLFSSMDYKVGLALYLKRLAFLYLPAAVGLLLLAVSIGRWMQLPEYRRYLDALALRTPPFGLLQRQFSLACFTRTLRRLYHAGVAPGTAWESAAAATPNAIIRERLLQAAALMQRGAAFPDAFQATRLFTGQIENLILTGHQAGRVPESLDQVADYYQNLVLDSTGKVRHAMLHIGITAMLVLGGGAFLWFVYSYFNGMFHFVDKYFGS; encoded by the coding sequence ATGCAGCAGTTTTTTTATGAGGCCGTTGACGCGACGGGCAAGACCGTTGTGGGCAAGATAGAGGGCAAGGATGCTTCTGAGGTACATCGGCGACTACAGCAGCAAGGCTATCGGCCTATCTCATTAGCACCGGCATCTCCGAACAGTAGCCTATCAAGTGCTTTAGATGCCAGCCAGCTTGTGGGTTTGGGGACGGCGCCTGTGTCGCTGTCGCAGGAGAGCAATGCGCCTTTTGTGCCCAGAGCGTCGGCCTCAACGCACATGCAAGGGGTCGGTAACGCCTCTCATAAGGTCGTGTTCACGGGCAATGCAGGACGCCTACAGGCATCGGCCAAATCGCCTGCAGTTCGTCCATCCTCTTCAAGCGGCTCGAAGCTCGGCGGGGTCAGCACCCACGATCTGCTTGTGTTCTTCCAGCAGTTCGCGACGCTGGTTCTTAGTGGCTACACGCTTTACAATGCGTTGGAAGAGTTGGGGCGGCGCACTCCCAACAAACACCTAGGCCAGGTTATTAGGGAGATGATGATGGCAACGCAGGCCGGAAGGCCTATCTCTGAGGTCATGAAGCGCTACCCGCGCATTTTTCCTGAGCATGTGACGGGAGCGGTGGCTGCTGGGGAGCTGGGCGGTTTCCTGGATGTGATGCTGCCAGAGATAGCGCAAACCTACGAACAGAATATCGCCCTCTATCGCGGCTCGTGGTTGCCGAAGTTGCTCGTGATCAGCGCCCTGTTTTCTGTGGCCATTGTCATCCCCTTTTTTCCATCGCTCTTCAGCAGCATGGATTATAAAGTCGGGCTCGCTCTCTATCTTAAGCGTTTAGCTTTCCTCTATTTGCCGGCCGCTGTGGGCCTGTTGCTGCTTGCCGTCAGCATAGGGCGTTGGATGCAGCTACCGGAGTATCGTCGTTATCTCGATGCGCTGGCCTTGAGAACACCGCCTTTTGGGCTGTTGCAACGGCAGTTTAGCCTAGCCTGTTTCACGCGTACGTTGCGCCGGCTCTATCATGCGGGGGTAGCGCCGGGAACCGCGTGGGAGAGCGCAGCGGCGGCCACTCCCAACGCCATTATTCGCGAACGCCTTCTTCAGGCTGCCGCCCTTATGCAACGCGGAGCCGCGTTTCCCGACGCCTTTCAGGCAACGCGCCTCTTTACGGGGCAAATCGAAAATCTGATTCTCACCGGTCATCAGGCCGGACGGGTGCCGGAAAGCCTCGATCAGGTGGCCGATTACTACCAAAATCTGGTGCTTGACAGCACCGGTAAGGTGCGCCATGCCATGCTTCATATCGGCATAACCGCCATGCTGGTGTTGGGTGGAGGCGCCTTTCTCTGGTTTGTCTACTCCTATTTTAATGGAATGTTCCACTTCGTGGACAAGTATTTCGGGAGCTAG